One region of Oncorhynchus nerka isolate Pitt River linkage group LG22, Oner_Uvic_2.0, whole genome shotgun sequence genomic DNA includes:
- the LOC115105125 gene encoding tubulin beta chain-like isoform X2: MNTESIRQETMWVTHHFKSTGLMCITTKRPVTHKYVPRSVLVDLEPGTMDSVRSGTFGQLFRPDNFIFGQTGAGNNWAKGHYTEGAELVDSVLDVVRKECENCDCLQGFQLTHSLGGGTGSGMGTLLISKIREEYPDRIMNTFSVMPSPKVSDTVVEPYNATLSVHQLVENTDETYCIDNEALYDICFRTLKLTTPTYGDLNHLVSATMSGVTTSLRFPGQLNADLRKLAVNMVPFPRLHFFMPGFAPLTARGSQQYRTLTVPELTQQMFDARNMMAACDPHHGRYLSVATVFRGPMSMKEVDDQMLAIQNKNSSYFVEWIPNNVKVAVCDIAPRGLKMASTFIGNSTAIQELFKRVSEQFSAMFRRKAFLHWFTGEGMDEMEFSEAESNMNDLVSEYQQYQEATSNDGEETFDDEEEELNE; encoded by the exons ATGAACACGGAATCGATCCGGCAGGAAACTATGTGGGTGACTCATCACTTCAAATCGACAGGATTAATGTGTATTACAACGAAGCGTCCTGTAA caCACAAGTATGTTCCCAGATCAGTCCTTGTGGACTTGGAACCTGGGACCATGGACAGTGTCCGGTCAGGGACCTTTGGACAGCTATTCAGACCTGACAACTTTATCTTCG GGCAGACAGGAGCAGGGAACAACTGGGCCAAGGGCCACTACACTGAGGGAGCAGAGCTAGTTGACTCTGTGCTGGATGTAGTGAGGAAGGAGTGCGAGAACTGCGACTGCCTCCAGGGCTTCCAGCTAACCCACTCCCTGGGTGGGGGCACAGGCTCGGGCATGGGCACCCTGCTCATCAGCAAGATCCGCGAGGAGTACCCCGACCGCATCATGAACACGTTCAGCGTCATGCCCTCTCCCAAGGTGTCGGATACGGTGGTTGAACCGTACAATGCCACCCTCTCTGTGCACCAGCTGGTGGAGAACACGGACGAGACATACTGCATTGACAACGAGGCACTCTACGACATCTGCTTCCGTACCCTGAAACTGACCACGCCCACTTACGGAGACCTCAACCATCTGGTGTCGGCCACCATGAGCGGCGTGACCACCTCACTGCGGTTCCCCGGTCAGCTCAACGCCGACCTTCGCAAACTGGCCGTCAACATGGTGCCCTTCCCCCGCCTGCACTTCTTCATGCCTGGCTTTGCACCGCTAACCGCCCGAGGGAGCCAGCAGTACCGCACCCTGACGGTGCCGGAACTCACCCAGCAGATGTTCGATGCCCGCAACATGATGGCGGCGTGCGACCCACATCACGGCCGCTACCTCTCCGTGGCCACTGTATTCCGCGGGCCCATGTCCATGAAGGAGGTGGATGATCAGATGCTGGCCATCCAGAACAAGAACAGCAGCTACTTCGTGGAGTGGATCCCCAATAACGTCAAGGTGGCCGTGTGTGACATCGCACCCCGCGGCCTCAAGATGGCCTCCACATTCATCGGCAACAGTACAGCCATCCAGGAGCTGTTCAAGCGCGTCTCGGAGCAGTTCTCGGCCATGTTCCGCAGAAAGGCCTTTCTGCACTGGTTCACCGGGGAGGGCATGGACGAGATGGAGTTCAGTGAGGCAGAGAGCAACATGAACGACCTAGTGTCTGAGTACCAACAGTACCAGGAGGCCACGTCCAATGACGGGGAAGAGACATTTGACGATGAGGAAGAAGAGCTCAATGAGTAA
- the LOC115105125 gene encoding tubulin beta-5 chain-like isoform X1 produces MSFSCTFEQRRRPELSSYKSVEFNRAHTARMREIVHIQAGQCGNQIGTKFWEIISDEHGIDPAGNYVGDSSLQIDRINVYYNEASSHKYVPRSVLVDLEPGTMDSVRSGTFGQLFRPDNFIFGQTGAGNNWAKGHYTEGAELVDSVLDVVRKECENCDCLQGFQLTHSLGGGTGSGMGTLLISKIREEYPDRIMNTFSVMPSPKVSDTVVEPYNATLSVHQLVENTDETYCIDNEALYDICFRTLKLTTPTYGDLNHLVSATMSGVTTSLRFPGQLNADLRKLAVNMVPFPRLHFFMPGFAPLTARGSQQYRTLTVPELTQQMFDARNMMAACDPHHGRYLSVATVFRGPMSMKEVDDQMLAIQNKNSSYFVEWIPNNVKVAVCDIAPRGLKMASTFIGNSTAIQELFKRVSEQFSAMFRRKAFLHWFTGEGMDEMEFSEAESNMNDLVSEYQQYQEATSNDGEETFDDEEEELNE; encoded by the exons ATGTCATTCTCTTGTACTTTTGAGCAGAGGAGAAGACCGGAATTGAGCTCTTACAAATCAGTTGAGTTTAACCGGGCGCACACCGCGAGAATGAGAGAAATAGTTCACATACAAGCCGGACAATGTGGGAATCAGATTGGCACCAAG TTTTGGGAAATTATCAGCGATGAACACGGAATCGATCCGGCAGGAAACTATGTGGGTGACTCATCACTTCAAATCGACAGGATTAATGTGTATTACAACGAAGCGTCCT caCACAAGTATGTTCCCAGATCAGTCCTTGTGGACTTGGAACCTGGGACCATGGACAGTGTCCGGTCAGGGACCTTTGGACAGCTATTCAGACCTGACAACTTTATCTTCG GGCAGACAGGAGCAGGGAACAACTGGGCCAAGGGCCACTACACTGAGGGAGCAGAGCTAGTTGACTCTGTGCTGGATGTAGTGAGGAAGGAGTGCGAGAACTGCGACTGCCTCCAGGGCTTCCAGCTAACCCACTCCCTGGGTGGGGGCACAGGCTCGGGCATGGGCACCCTGCTCATCAGCAAGATCCGCGAGGAGTACCCCGACCGCATCATGAACACGTTCAGCGTCATGCCCTCTCCCAAGGTGTCGGATACGGTGGTTGAACCGTACAATGCCACCCTCTCTGTGCACCAGCTGGTGGAGAACACGGACGAGACATACTGCATTGACAACGAGGCACTCTACGACATCTGCTTCCGTACCCTGAAACTGACCACGCCCACTTACGGAGACCTCAACCATCTGGTGTCGGCCACCATGAGCGGCGTGACCACCTCACTGCGGTTCCCCGGTCAGCTCAACGCCGACCTTCGCAAACTGGCCGTCAACATGGTGCCCTTCCCCCGCCTGCACTTCTTCATGCCTGGCTTTGCACCGCTAACCGCCCGAGGGAGCCAGCAGTACCGCACCCTGACGGTGCCGGAACTCACCCAGCAGATGTTCGATGCCCGCAACATGATGGCGGCGTGCGACCCACATCACGGCCGCTACCTCTCCGTGGCCACTGTATTCCGCGGGCCCATGTCCATGAAGGAGGTGGATGATCAGATGCTGGCCATCCAGAACAAGAACAGCAGCTACTTCGTGGAGTGGATCCCCAATAACGTCAAGGTGGCCGTGTGTGACATCGCACCCCGCGGCCTCAAGATGGCCTCCACATTCATCGGCAACAGTACAGCCATCCAGGAGCTGTTCAAGCGCGTCTCGGAGCAGTTCTCGGCCATGTTCCGCAGAAAGGCCTTTCTGCACTGGTTCACCGGGGAGGGCATGGACGAGATGGAGTTCAGTGAGGCAGAGAGCAACATGAACGACCTAGTGTCTGAGTACCAACAGTACCAGGAGGCCACGTCCAATGACGGGGAAGAGACATTTGACGATGAGGAAGAAGAGCTCAATGAGTAA